A section of the Salminus brasiliensis chromosome 10, fSalBra1.hap2, whole genome shotgun sequence genome encodes:
- the LOC140564648 gene encoding leucine-rich repeat transmembrane protein FLRT2 yields the protein MELQVRIWNKDVTAFIRPWIPILLGLHMQFSWATTCPEECRCDRTFVYCNERSLTSVPLGIGEGYKTLYLHNNQINNAGFPLELHNVASVETVYLYGNQLDEFPINLPKNTRVLHLQENNIQTVSRAALGQLLRLEELYLDDNSISTVGVEEGAFREAISLKILFLTKNHLSSVPIGLPEELRELRLDENRIALITEDAFENVTGLELLLLDGNLLTDEGLASRAFQSLVNLKTLSMARNSLLLPPPNLPTKCLVKLNLQDNMMNEIPLTAFHGLHRLERLDISNNQLQSLTQGVFDGLLSLRQLTVRNNLWHCDCNIKWVILWLKSLPATLNVRGFMCQRPESVRGMVIRELNLELIQCPGSTATVPRFTQQPTLASSPTAESSATETAFFSPRIPTPSSPPFTSTPPTGHADGERRTDSPENPVQESLRVSFVVLNSSCVQVNWISTFTVTAYKVTWVKLGHSLVNDPLQETVVEGEQQGIRLTNLEPKSNYQICVDPLDAFNNYHPGDDTICSEVMTKSASFDSNENATGPEQASQQDLSSSILLAGLIGGAVLIVLVVLLSIFCWHMHKKGRSASSKWKYNRGRRKDDYCEAGTKKDNSILEMTETSFQIVSLNNEQLLKGDFRIQPIYTPNGGIGYRDCHVANNSTAYYKNSVPESNPCHT from the coding sequence ATGGAGTTACAGGTGCGAATATGGAATAAAGATGTGACAGCTTTTATCAGGCCATGGATACCGATACTTCTAGGCCTGCACATGCAGTTTTCCTGGGCCACGACGTGCCCAGAGGAGTGCCGCTGCGACAGGACCTTTGTCTATTGCAACGAGAGGAGTCTAACTTCAGTGCCTCTAGGGATAGGTGAGGGCTATAAGACCCTTTACCTCCACAACAACCAAATCAACAATGCTGGATTTCCGTTGGAGCTGCACAACGTTGCCTCGGTGGAGACGGTGTATCTCTATGGCAACCAGCTAGACGAGTTCCCAATCAACCTGCCCAAAAACACGCGGGTGCTCCATCTGCAGGAGAACAACATCCAAACTGTTTCCCGGGCTGCCCTGGGCCAGCTCCTGCGGCTGGAGGAGCTTTATCTGGACGATAACTCCATCTCCACTGTGGGCGTGGAGGAAGGGGCCTTCAGAGAGGCCATCAGTCTGAAAATCCTCTTCCTCACCAAAAACCACCTAAGCAGCGTTCCCATAGGGCTCCCCGAGGAGCTCCGGGAGCTGCGGCTGGACGAGAACAGGATAGCCCTGATCACAGAAGATGCATTCGAGAACGTCACGGGGCTGGAACTCCTCCTGCTGGACGGTAATCTCCTCACAGACGAGGGCCTGGCGTCCAGAGCCTTCCAGAGCTTGGTCAACCTCAAGACTCTGTCGATGGCTCGCAACTCCTTGTTGCTTCCGCCTCCTAACCTGCCCACCAAGTGTTTAGTCAAGCTCAACTTGCAGGACAACATGATGAATGAGATCCCTTTGACGGCCTTCCATGGCCTCCACCGCCTGGAGAGACTGGACATTTCCAACAACCAGCTGCAGTCCCTCACACAGGGGGTCTTTGACGGCCTCCTCAGCCTGAGACAGCTCACTGTTCGGAACAACCTCTGGCACTGTGACTGCAACATTAAATGGGTCATATTGTGGCTCAAGTCCCTGCCGGCCACCCTCAACGTCCGCGGCTTCATGTGCCAGCGGCCCGAGAGTGTGCGGGGTATGGTAATCAGAGAGCTGAACCTGGAGTTGATCCAGTGTCCCGGCAGCACAGCCACAGTGCCACGATTCACGCAGCAGCCCACACTGGCTTCTTCCCCCACCGCTGAGTCATCGGCCACTGAAACAGCCTTCTTCTCACCCCGTATTCCCACCCCTAGCTCGCCTCCCTTCACATCCACCCCGCCGACCGGCCACGCGGATGGAGAGCGGCGGACGGACAGCCCGGAGAACCCCGTGCAGGAGTCTTTGCGAGTTTCCTTCGTTGTTTTGAACAGCTCGTGCGTCCAAGTAAACTGGATATCCACCTTCACGGTCACGGCCTATAAGGTTACTTGGGTCAAGTTGGGTCACAGTTTGGTCAATGATCCCCTGCAAGAGACCGTGGTTGAAGGGGAGCAACAGGGAATCAGACTGACCAACTTGGAGCCCAAGTCCAACTACCAGATTTGCGTGGACCCGCTGGATGCTTTCAATAATTACCACCCGGGAGATGATACCATTTGCTCGGAGGTGATGACGAAGTCCGCCTCGTTTGACTCGAATGAGAACGCGACGGGGCCCGAGCAGGCCAGCCAGCAGGATCTCAGCTCCTCTATCCTGCTGGCCGGGCTGATCGGAGGGGCGGTTCTCATTGTTCTGGTGGTGCTGCTGAGCATATTCTGCTGGCACATGCACAAGAAGGGAAGGTCAGCCTCGTCCAAATGGAAATACAACCGCGGGAGGAGAAAAGACGACTACTGCGAGGCGGGGACCAAAAAGGACAACTCCATCCTCGAAATGACCGAGACTAGCTTTCAGATAGTTTCTTTGAACAACGAACAGCTCCTCAAAGGAGACTTCCGAATCCAGCCCATTTACACTCCCAACGGAGGCATTGGCTACAGAGACTGCCACGTGGCCAACAACAGCACAGCTTATTACAAGAATAGCGTTCCAGAGTCTAACCCTTGCCATACATGA